In Kutzneria kofuensis, the DNA window GGAAGCCCCGCGCTCGGCGGCGGAAATCGCGGCCATGGTGCCGGCGGTCCCGCCTCCGATCACCAGCACGTCACAGCTCAGCTCACGGCGTTCGGTCACTGCGTGCTCCCCAGTGCGGCAAGGATCTCGGCGCGGGCGGCGGAGTTGTCACCGTCACGGCGCGGAAACGGAACGTCCACGATGGACTTGATCGACGTGGGCCGGCCGCCGAGCACGGCGACCCGGTCGCCGAGGAACACGGCCTCGTCGACGTCGTGCGTGACGAACACGATGGTCGTGGGCTGCTGGGACCACACGTCGACCAGCAGCAGCTGCATGGCCCGCCGGGTCTGGGCGTCCAGCGCCCCGAACGGCTCGTCGGCGAGGATCACCCGCGGCCCGCTGGCCAGCGTCCGCGCCAGCTGAACCCGCTGCCGCATGCCGCCGGACAGCTCCCGCGGCAGGTGATCGGCGTAGCCGCCGAGACCGACGCGGTCGATCCACGACAACGCCTGCTCGCGGCGAGAATTCCTTGACACGCCACGGATCGCCAGCGGCAGCTCGACATTGCGGCGGACGCTGCGCCACGGCAGCAGCCCGTCCTCCTGGAACACCAACGCCCGCTCGGCCGAGGTCCGTACGATCGGCCGGCCGTCCAACGTGATCGTGCCGCCCGCCGGCCGGTGCAGCCCGGCGAGGGTGCGCAGCACGGTCGACTTGCCGCAACCGGAGCCGCCGACCAGCACCAGGATCTCGCCGGCTTCGATCTTGAGGTCGATCCCGTGCAGCACCGGGTTTTCCCGGTAGCCGACGGACAGGTCCTCGATCAGCATCATCGCGCGACCTCCGCTTCGCGAGGCAGCCAGCGGGTGACCCGCCGGCCGACGAGTTCCACCGCGGCCGCGCTGCCGAAGCCGAGCAGCCCGATGGTGAGCATGCCGACGATCACGCCGGGGTAGTCGACAACCGTGTACGCCTGCCAGGTCCGGTAGCCAACGCCGTACTGGCCGGAGATCATCTCGGCGGAGATCACGCAGATCCACGCCACGCCCATGCCCACCGACAGGCCGGAGAACACGCCCGGCAGCGCGCCGGGCAGCACCACGCTCCACAGCACCCGCCGCCGGTTGCCGCCCATCGTCAGCACGGCCTCCTCCCACACCACCGGCAGCGCGGCGACGGCGTGCCGGGTGGACACCAGGATCGGGAAGAACGCGGCGAGGAACGTGATGAACACGATGCCCTGCTCGTTGCTGGGGAACAGCAGGATCGCGATCGGCACCATCGCGATGGCCGGGATCGGCCGCAGCACCTCCAGCGGCGGCGACACCAGGTCGCCGGTCAGCGCGGACCGCCCGACGGCCACGCCGATCGCCACGCCGGCCAGCGCCGCCAGCGCGAAGCCGATCAGGATCCGGGCCAGGCTGTCGCCGAGATCCCGGTAGTACATGGACGTCTGCAGCTGGTAGCCGAAGTCCCTGGCGACGTCGACGACCGTCGGCAGCCGGTCGAAGTGCAGCCAGAAGTCCACGTGCAGGCTCGTCAGCAGCTGCCACAACAGCAGGGCGGCGACCAGGG includes these proteins:
- a CDS encoding ABC transporter ATP-binding protein; the encoded protein is MMLIEDLSVGYRENPVLHGIDLKIEAGEILVLVGGSGCGKSTVLRTLAGLHRPAGGTITLDGRPIVRTSAERALVFQEDGLLPWRSVRRNVELPLAIRGVSRNSRREQALSWIDRVGLGGYADHLPRELSGGMRQRVQLARTLASGPRVILADEPFGALDAQTRRAMQLLLVDVWSQQPTTIVFVTHDVDEAVFLGDRVAVLGGRPTSIKSIVDVPFPRRDGDNSAARAEILAALGSTQ
- a CDS encoding ABC transporter permease, whose translation is MRKHLLRGGSLVAALLLWQLLTSLHVDFWLHFDRLPTVVDVARDFGYQLQTSMYYRDLGDSLARILIGFALAALAGVAIGVAVGRSALTGDLVSPPLEVLRPIPAIAMVPIAILLFPSNEQGIVFITFLAAFFPILVSTRHAVAALPVVWEEAVLTMGGNRRRVLWSVVLPGALPGVFSGLSVGMGVAWICVISAEMISGQYGVGYRTWQAYTVVDYPGVIVGMLTIGLLGFGSAAAVELVGRRVTRWLPREAEVAR